In a single window of the Desulfovibrio mangrovi genome:
- a CDS encoding PaaI family thioesterase, whose protein sequence is MHDASLHNFIENEFPFHLLLGVRVDHLGEDAVRLYIPYKDQLIGHANRSMIHGGVISSLVDICGGFAVWTHCKPEDHIATITLSVDYLRPAKPLDLYAEARIRLLGNKVGNAHVVVWSAGNRNTHVAEGRGVYNIKRG, encoded by the coding sequence ATGCATGACGCTTCGCTCCACAATTTTATCGAAAACGAGTTTCCCTTTCATCTTCTTCTCGGAGTACGGGTGGACCATTTGGGAGAAGATGCTGTCCGCCTGTACATTCCCTACAAGGATCAGCTCATCGGCCACGCCAACCGTTCCATGATCCATGGGGGAGTCATCTCCAGCCTTGTGGACATCTGTGGCGGTTTTGCCGTGTGGACGCATTGCAAACCGGAGGATCACATCGCCACTATTACGCTGAGCGTTGACTACCTGCGCCCCGCCAAACCTCTTGATCTGTATGCGGAGGCCAGAATACGGCTGCTGGGGAACAAGGTAGGCAACGCACATGTTGTGGTCTGGTCAGCGGGAAACCGGAACACGCACGTTGCCGAGGGACGCGGCGTATACAACATCAAACGGGGCTAG
- a CDS encoding GNAT family N-acetyltransferase: MITRTQFLKGAELLPHLDSIANLRIRIFREYPYLYSGEERYELEYLKVYAESANAFAILAWHGEHVAGAVTGIPLQDEMEDFRACFAGTEYSLNEVYYVGELLFHPEFRSGGHGTALLELAEQHVRTMPQFRYLTCATVVRPPDHPLQPEGYVPIDRFLLRNAFLRMEGVTANLAWPELDGVSVDHVMQFWIKAL; encoded by the coding sequence ATGATTACCAGAACGCAATTCTTGAAAGGGGCTGAATTACTGCCTCATCTGGATTCCATCGCTAATCTGAGAATACGCATATTCAGAGAGTATCCCTATCTGTACAGCGGGGAAGAACGGTACGAGCTTGAATACCTGAAGGTGTATGCCGAGTCGGCAAACGCCTTTGCCATATTGGCCTGGCATGGGGAACATGTTGCCGGTGCTGTGACCGGTATCCCGTTGCAGGATGAGATGGAGGATTTCAGGGCCTGTTTTGCCGGCACTGAATACTCTCTGAACGAAGTGTACTATGTCGGTGAGCTGCTGTTTCATCCTGAATTCCGCAGCGGCGGGCACGGAACAGCCCTGTTGGAACTGGCGGAGCAGCATGTGCGCACCATGCCGCAGTTCAGGTATCTCACCTGCGCCACCGTTGTTCGTCCTCCTGACCACCCCTTGCAGCCGGAAGGCTATGTTCCCATAGATCGCTTTCTGCTCCGTAATGCCTTTTTGCGCATGGAAGGAGTGACCGCCAATCTGGCGTGGCCGGAGCTGGACGGAGTAAGCGTCGACCATGTGATGCAATTCTGGATCAAGGCGCTTTAA
- a CDS encoding TolB family protein: MRISTFLILVMLSGVVILLSAVSPVCAETGGIWAYQGAYSEFSASEAKSFAESIHRSEEPEEVPEQASGAENNAGGRIRLLEPLQGTVFPKDLASPLFWWSVASDKPNAWLLTVSVGDSPVLSLVTSNERWIPESHHWSMIREQAQAVSGGSFSVALSAVGGWDGRTIEQEVSARFSFSEDPVGASVFFLRKPVPFAVGQAHPENTQWLLADVASAGSAAKVMDGLPICGNCHAFSPGGQLLGMDVDVDGDKGGYLLVKTSKDVVVGKGDVISWNNRPTPPPAQYSFGLFTALSYDGRFAASTIGESSLFVSLEDKAFSQLFFPVTGRIGVYDTAAKKHFDLSGANDDRVVQTAPAFSPDGRTLAFSRAPVDDALLQAVLSGQVKGEPSSSSIHALNKKYPIQFDIWTVPFNQGKGGVPEPLKGASGNGKSNYFARYSPDGKWIVFTQSPTGLVLQPRSRLMIVPAGGGEARPLAGNVDGMNSWHSWSPNGRWLVFSGKSRSPETELFLTHVSEEGVASPAIRLFRYSAGGQAVMVPEFVPESCSGLQTVRFGFPLDGSRQVKSGNTR; the protein is encoded by the coding sequence GTGCGTATTTCAACGTTCTTGATTCTTGTTATGTTGTCGGGTGTTGTAATTTTGTTGTCTGCAGTTTCTCCAGTTTGCGCGGAAACAGGCGGGATTTGGGCCTATCAGGGAGCCTACTCTGAGTTTTCTGCATCAGAAGCAAAGTCTTTTGCAGAATCCATTCATCGCTCAGAGGAACCGGAAGAAGTGCCGGAACAAGCTTCCGGTGCTGAAAACAATGCCGGAGGGCGAATCAGACTGCTTGAACCTTTGCAGGGGACAGTATTTCCGAAGGATCTTGCGTCGCCTCTGTTCTGGTGGAGTGTGGCCAGTGATAAGCCCAACGCATGGCTGCTTACGGTTTCTGTGGGGGACTCCCCTGTTCTGAGTCTGGTGACTTCGAATGAACGGTGGATACCGGAGTCCCATCATTGGAGTATGATCAGGGAACAGGCGCAGGCAGTTTCCGGAGGTTCTTTCAGTGTGGCATTGTCAGCTGTCGGCGGGTGGGACGGAAGGACCATTGAACAAGAGGTCTCTGCCCGTTTTTCGTTCAGCGAAGATCCTGTAGGGGCGAGTGTCTTTTTTTTGCGCAAACCCGTTCCTTTTGCCGTAGGTCAGGCACATCCTGAAAATACGCAATGGTTGCTTGCGGATGTTGCCAGCGCAGGAAGTGCGGCCAAGGTGATGGATGGTCTTCCTATCTGCGGAAATTGCCATGCCTTTTCACCGGGGGGACAGTTACTTGGGATGGACGTGGATGTGGACGGGGACAAGGGGGGCTATCTCCTTGTGAAAACGTCCAAGGATGTGGTGGTGGGCAAGGGGGACGTCATTTCATGGAACAACCGTCCCACGCCTCCTCCCGCGCAATATAGTTTCGGATTGTTCACCGCACTATCATACGACGGCAGGTTCGCCGCTTCGACCATCGGAGAGAGCTCGCTTTTTGTGAGCCTTGAAGACAAGGCGTTTTCTCAGCTGTTTTTTCCGGTGACCGGTCGCATAGGCGTTTACGATACTGCCGCAAAGAAGCACTTCGATCTTAGCGGGGCAAACGACGACCGCGTCGTGCAGACAGCTCCGGCATTCAGTCCGGATGGCCGGACCCTCGCCTTTTCGCGTGCGCCCGTCGATGATGCCCTGCTTCAGGCCGTATTGAGTGGACAGGTCAAGGGGGAGCCTTCTTCTTCCAGCATACATGCCTTGAATAAAAAGTATCCGATTCAATTCGATATATGGACGGTGCCGTTCAATCAAGGGAAGGGTGGGGTTCCTGAGCCGTTGAAGGGGGCTTCGGGCAATGGCAAGAGCAATTATTTCGCCCGCTATTCGCCCGACGGCAAATGGATCGTCTTTACGCAGAGTCCGACGGGCCTTGTGTTGCAACCACGCAGCCGCCTGATGATTGTACCTGCCGGGGGAGGTGAAGCCCGCCCTCTGGCAGGTAATGTCGACGGAATGAATTCATGGCACAGCTGGTCGCCAAACGGGCGCTGGCTGGTGTTTTCCGGGAAATCCCGTTCGCCGGAGACTGAGCTGTTCCTTACGCATGTCAGTGAGGAGGGCGTCGCAAGTCCGGCGATACGGTTGTTCAGATACAGCGCTGGGGGGCAGGCCGTCATGGTGCCGGAGTTCGTACCGGAGTCATGTTCGGGCTTGCAGACTGTTCGATTCGGTTTCCCCCTTGATGGGAGCAGACAGGTCAAGTCAGGTAATACAAGGTAA
- a CDS encoding peptidoglycan-binding domain-containing protein, whose product MIRITAISLVLVMSVALSACVSSKQPAAPVPVQSADNEAYLKDVEVMKAENLPGHVKVVLAALLGAMRGEPAPAKPAVVFSPEGTHDVRDAYADLKGYSVALTEIDLVASAPPLGKKVSVALQGVFTFVNDIGQTRSDSFFVDYVFAKGKPIVIQDCVTSPVFTEYPSVTGFFVKRKALAEAAPTLNTFRDFYLFAMGNSISMMATEEETRNLEKYNALSFFDKMGGSELLPKSMEDEYAFLAFTMDRVSPHSFFSLLVNRSTNSQGNSDIEPHYKFFEEGHVVGIVQGKGKLFDALRPFYIHAMYAKEYEGVGSQTRVGMFSNQKLSADMQPLSVPPDSEWVSEKLEQRKPEVVRLLNPRDIEDAKLIQQALAAKGFYKGAIDGLFGKGSQKALRNYRKAAMGKDSSQWDMEVQTALFK is encoded by the coding sequence ATGATTCGTATTACTGCAATTAGTCTTGTTCTGGTTATGTCGGTCGCGCTTTCTGCCTGCGTCTCTTCCAAGCAGCCCGCAGCCCCGGTTCCGGTTCAGTCGGCTGATAATGAAGCCTACTTGAAAGATGTGGAAGTGATGAAAGCAGAGAACCTTCCCGGCCATGTGAAGGTTGTTCTTGCCGCCTTGCTGGGGGCCATGAGGGGAGAACCGGCCCCCGCCAAGCCAGCCGTTGTGTTTAGTCCTGAAGGAACACATGACGTTCGCGATGCCTATGCGGACCTCAAGGGATACAGCGTTGCGCTGACCGAGATTGATCTGGTTGCCTCTGCTCCTCCGCTGGGCAAGAAGGTGAGTGTGGCCCTTCAGGGTGTCTTCACGTTTGTGAACGATATAGGACAAACCCGTTCGGACAGCTTTTTTGTGGACTATGTGTTTGCAAAGGGTAAGCCCATCGTGATTCAGGACTGCGTCACCTCTCCCGTGTTCACGGAGTATCCCAGCGTTACGGGGTTTTTCGTGAAGCGGAAGGCGCTTGCCGAAGCTGCCCCGACGTTGAATACGTTCAGGGATTTCTATCTGTTTGCCATGGGTAACAGCATATCGATGATGGCGACCGAGGAAGAGACCAGAAATCTTGAAAAGTATAACGCCCTGTCTTTCTTTGATAAGATGGGCGGCTCCGAACTGCTGCCCAAGTCAATGGAGGACGAGTACGCGTTTCTTGCATTCACCATGGACAGAGTGTCTCCGCACTCCTTCTTTTCGTTGCTCGTCAACCGCTCGACCAATAGTCAGGGCAACTCGGATATTGAACCTCATTACAAGTTCTTTGAAGAAGGGCATGTTGTCGGTATCGTGCAGGGGAAAGGCAAGCTCTTCGATGCGTTGCGTCCCTTCTACATTCACGCCATGTATGCAAAGGAATATGAAGGTGTCGGCTCTCAGACCCGGGTGGGCATGTTCTCCAACCAGAAGCTTTCAGCGGACATGCAACCTCTGTCGGTACCCCCGGACAGCGAGTGGGTTTCAGAAAAGCTGGAGCAGCGCAAGCCTGAGGTTGTTCGGTTGCTGAACCCTCGAGATATCGAGGATGCAAAGCTGATTCAGCAGGCTCTGGCTGCCAAGGGGTTCTACAAGGGGGCCATAGACGGTCTTTTCGGCAAGGGATCGCAGAAAGCCCTGCGCAACTACCGTAAGGCCGCCATGGGAAAGGATTCCTCCCAGTGGGATATGGAAGTGCAAACCGCTTTGTTCAAATAG
- a CDS encoding YibE/F family protein, whose product MPDLKKLLVELTLAVALIAGLFWVGQSSLSDSDGENVQEVTATVLAADNSEVLQAGAGAVGPQHLRVIIDGGMWKGTETKALNHLNGQLDMDEIYAPGDRILLAVHIQDDSITDARAINSFRQNWELALFAVFALALIVYARLIGLKALVSFVASLGVLWYFYIPNLLKGADPLPLSLAVLVLLSLVIIITVAGVTRQGIAAFLGTVCGMAVTLLLTLFFGDKFNLLGMTTPFSTTLLVQGAYGLNFQHIFYAAVLLGASGAAMDIAMDVSASMHEIKMKRPDIGMKELVESGFNIGRMVIGTMSTTLLLAYSGGYLTMLMVFVAQETSIARILNMKLVAAEIFRVLIGSIGLLIVAPATAIIAGALLTYEFGKARQPAATADAVYQTENR is encoded by the coding sequence ATGCCCGACCTGAAGAAACTGCTCGTTGAGCTTACGCTTGCTGTGGCCCTGATTGCCGGCCTTTTTTGGGTCGGACAATCATCCCTGTCCGATTCGGATGGAGAGAACGTGCAGGAGGTGACCGCAACGGTCCTCGCCGCAGACAACAGCGAAGTGCTGCAAGCCGGAGCGGGAGCCGTGGGCCCGCAGCACCTGCGCGTCATCATTGACGGCGGCATGTGGAAGGGAACCGAGACGAAAGCGCTCAACCACCTCAACGGGCAGCTGGACATGGACGAGATCTATGCACCGGGCGACCGCATTCTGCTTGCCGTGCACATTCAGGACGACAGCATTACAGACGCCCGCGCCATAAACTCCTTCCGACAGAACTGGGAACTGGCGCTCTTTGCCGTGTTTGCGCTGGCCCTGATCGTTTACGCCCGTCTGATCGGCCTCAAGGCCCTTGTCTCGTTCGTCGCCTCACTGGGAGTGCTCTGGTATTTCTACATCCCCAACCTGCTCAAGGGCGCAGATCCGCTCCCTCTCAGCCTTGCGGTACTGGTGCTGCTCTCACTGGTAATCATCATTACCGTTGCAGGGGTGACACGGCAGGGAATAGCCGCTTTTCTGGGCACGGTATGCGGCATGGCCGTGACCCTGCTGCTGACGCTCTTCTTCGGCGACAAGTTCAATCTGCTGGGCATGACCACCCCCTTTTCCACCACCCTGCTTGTGCAAGGGGCATACGGGCTCAATTTCCAGCACATCTTTTATGCGGCTGTCCTGCTGGGTGCCTCGGGTGCGGCAATGGATATCGCCATGGACGTCAGCGCCTCCATGCACGAGATAAAAATGAAACGGCCGGATATCGGCATGAAGGAATTGGTGGAGTCCGGCTTCAATATCGGGCGCATGGTCATCGGAACCATGTCCACCACGCTGTTGCTGGCCTATTCCGGCGGCTATCTGACCATGCTGATGGTCTTTGTGGCGCAGGAAACCAGCATAGCCCGCATTCTGAACATGAAGCTGGTTGCGGCTGAAATCTTCAGGGTGCTCATCGGCAGCATCGGACTTCTCATCGTCGCCCCTGCCACCGCAATCATTGCAGGCGCCCTGCTGACGTACGAATTCGGCAAAGCCAGACAGCCTGCCGCCACAGCCGACGCTGTGTACCAGACGGAAAATCGTTAG
- a CDS encoding alkaline phosphatase, with translation MKVTKRSLNRIGTLLLSASLLLMATAAFAAAPKYVFYFIGDGMGPVQRQAAQYFHKIETGNPEARLIMNSFPISALVTTHSANTLITDSAAGGTALATGFKTTNDMVSKLPDGTDVKTIAEAARDAGYAVGIATTTRITHATPAAFSAHNVHRSNENEIAIDQLNSGFDYLAGGGYRNFVAKNNAEGLKSKRKDDRDLVAEFKAKGYTTFIGDKNRDAFRAYKPKKGDKVLAPVSSSAMDMEIDRRNSGEAENAMPSLAELTAKGIEVLAAQEKPFFMMVEGGRIDYAAHCNDAAGTIWDTLAFDNAIAKAYEFYKKHPKETLIVVAADHETGGMAMGISLDSKGYFLKLNELFKVKVSAEDVLMYVYPQMVKDIPDVAARQKAYYDYIAENFGLNDLNAREQKIIESAMAVEDKNQGLPEEQQTTYGYAYTPTMIAVAHVVSERARISWTSYVHTASVITLSAEGFGAEQFAGFKDNTDVPRIMAKIMGAKLSPMERTPSAALLGETTGPAKKYSEIPFGETQNVLGKN, from the coding sequence ATGAAAGTCACCAAACGCAGTCTCAACAGAATCGGCACCCTGCTGCTGTCAGCATCCTTGTTGCTGATGGCCACCGCAGCCTTTGCGGCAGCTCCCAAGTATGTGTTCTACTTCATCGGCGACGGCATGGGTCCCGTGCAGCGACAGGCTGCGCAGTATTTCCACAAGATCGAAACCGGCAATCCTGAAGCCCGTCTGATCATGAACAGCTTTCCCATCTCGGCACTGGTAACCACCCATTCCGCCAACACCCTGATCACGGACTCTGCAGCAGGCGGCACCGCTCTCGCCACCGGTTTCAAGACCACCAACGACATGGTTTCCAAGCTGCCTGACGGCACCGATGTGAAGACCATTGCCGAAGCCGCCCGCGATGCCGGTTACGCAGTCGGCATTGCCACCACCACCCGCATCACCCACGCCACTCCTGCAGCTTTCTCCGCACACAACGTGCATCGCAGCAATGAAAATGAAATCGCCATCGACCAGTTGAACTCCGGCTTCGACTATCTGGCAGGCGGCGGCTACCGCAACTTTGTGGCCAAGAACAACGCTGAAGGCCTCAAGTCCAAGCGTAAGGACGACCGCGATCTGGTAGCCGAGTTCAAGGCCAAGGGATACACCACCTTCATCGGCGACAAGAACCGCGACGCCTTCCGCGCCTACAAGCCCAAGAAGGGCGACAAGGTACTGGCTCCCGTTTCCTCCAGCGCCATGGACATGGAAATCGACCGCCGCAACAGCGGTGAAGCCGAAAACGCCATGCCCTCCCTCGCCGAACTGACCGCCAAGGGCATTGAAGTGCTTGCCGCACAGGAAAAGCCCTTCTTCATGATGGTGGAAGGCGGCCGCATCGACTACGCCGCTCACTGTAACGACGCAGCAGGCACCATCTGGGACACGCTTGCCTTTGATAACGCCATCGCCAAGGCCTACGAATTCTACAAGAAGCACCCCAAGGAAACCCTGATCGTGGTTGCCGCCGACCACGAAACCGGCGGCATGGCCATGGGTATCAGCCTTGATTCCAAGGGTTACTTCCTCAAGCTTAACGAACTGTTCAAGGTCAAGGTATCTGCCGAAGACGTGCTGATGTACGTCTACCCCCAGATGGTCAAGGACATCCCCGATGTCGCCGCACGCCAGAAGGCCTACTACGATTACATTGCAGAAAACTTCGGTCTGAACGACCTGAATGCCCGCGAGCAGAAGATCATCGAATCCGCCATGGCTGTGGAAGACAAGAACCAGGGGCTGCCTGAAGAACAGCAGACCACCTACGGTTATGCCTACACCCCCACTATGATCGCCGTAGCCCACGTGGTTTCCGAGCGCGCCCGCATCAGCTGGACTTCCTACGTGCACACGGCCTCTGTGATCACCCTGTCCGCAGAGGGCTTTGGCGCCGAGCAGTTTGCAGGTTTCAAGGACAACACCGACGTGCCCAGAATCATGGCCAAGATCATGGGTGCCAAGCTGTCCCCGATGGAACGTACTCCTTCCGCAGCCCTGCTGGGCGAGACCACCGGTCCGGCCAAGAAGTACTCTGAGATCCCCTTCGGAGAAACCCAGAACGTTCTCGGCAAGAACTAG
- a CDS encoding DUF6946 family protein produces MVGKYKSIFVPTTGPDDWRQLLAEPDKQWKTGCSAKELAYCWEMAEGFPAEVEAVLRSQPEFASLEILFAVPEYKVFLPGGARPSQNDIFVLARNSGGLVVIMVEGKVSEPFGPTLGDWLAETTSGKVKRLSYLRSVLRIRGEISEKMRYQLLHRTASALIVAERFCAKNAVMLVHSFSAESAWFDDYAAFLELYGVTAKTGVLHNVLDESVPNLFCGWVKGVSGGR; encoded by the coding sequence ATGGTAGGCAAATACAAGTCAATTTTTGTTCCGACAACTGGCCCGGATGACTGGCGGCAGTTGCTCGCGGAACCGGATAAGCAATGGAAAACGGGATGCTCGGCAAAAGAGTTGGCGTATTGTTGGGAGATGGCGGAAGGTTTTCCTGCTGAAGTTGAAGCGGTGTTGCGTTCGCAGCCTGAGTTTGCTTCTCTGGAAATCCTTTTTGCAGTTCCTGAATATAAAGTTTTCTTGCCGGGTGGAGCCAGGCCGTCTCAGAATGATATTTTTGTGCTGGCAAGGAATAGCGGTGGGCTCGTTGTGATTATGGTTGAAGGAAAAGTATCGGAGCCATTTGGTCCAACTCTTGGCGATTGGCTTGCCGAGACGACTTCCGGTAAGGTGAAGCGCTTGTCCTACCTGCGTAGCGTCTTGCGTATACGTGGGGAGATTTCAGAAAAGATGCGGTATCAATTGTTGCACCGGACGGCTTCTGCCTTGATTGTAGCAGAGCGGTTTTGTGCAAAGAACGCTGTGATGCTGGTGCATTCTTTTTCTGCTGAAAGCGCGTGGTTTGATGATTATGCAGCTTTTCTGGAGTTATACGGTGTGACTGCCAAGACTGGTGTTCTTCATAATGTTTTGGACGAGTCAGTGCCGAATTTGTTTTGTGGTTGGGTGAAAGGAGTCTCCGGGGGGCGCTAG
- a CDS encoding GGDEF domain-containing protein: MQNSPDIQNGHRGCSTSTRRLSIPILKVLNSILDESRDDLYLVHTHSPVTLRRNRLPAFDMRTVLVIFVLVNYICAFLMVLTVRVSQKRFDGVKYFLANFIFQSAGMTLALLRPHISPLFSVVLANALMFSGVIAFSLGAGKFTHRHISRAPHLIYTAVFLSAYCYFTYVMPDIRIRTMLFSGMLIPVFAFIAHTLLAPSDKKFAPHCIFPGISFILFTALYIFRFYYAFSGNDISNYFSTHSPDAVINILTMLLSILLMYSIQHMISSRLFAEFEQLAADQSKLLVQMEEMATKDHLTGLYNRRKIEEIIKYEIGQYNRYEIPLCLILCDIDHFKDINDSYGHDVGDTVITHTTRLLCDNKRDTDNAGRWGGEEFIIVTPHTSLEQTMVLAERFRRTIESSQPATAAGHTVTLSFGIAQYSRGMSVEAFIKQADKALYRAKQHGRNRVEATCAPPVCTDPLPA, from the coding sequence ATGCAAAACAGCCCCGACATCCAAAACGGACATCGGGGCTGTTCAACTTCAACGCGTCGTTTATCCATTCCAATCTTGAAGGTACTCAATTCAATACTTGATGAAAGCCGAGACGATTTATACCTTGTTCACACACACTCACCGGTTACGCTCAGGAGAAATAGATTGCCAGCCTTCGACATGAGGACAGTCCTCGTCATATTTGTGCTCGTCAACTACATATGCGCCTTCCTGATGGTGCTTACCGTCAGGGTCAGCCAAAAGCGTTTTGACGGTGTAAAATACTTTCTGGCCAACTTCATCTTCCAGTCCGCAGGTATGACACTCGCCCTGCTGCGCCCCCACATCTCCCCGCTGTTTTCCGTCGTCCTTGCAAACGCGCTCATGTTCTCCGGCGTCATTGCGTTCTCGCTCGGAGCAGGCAAATTCACACATCGCCATATTTCGCGTGCGCCTCACCTCATATACACGGCAGTCTTTCTAAGCGCGTATTGCTATTTCACCTATGTCATGCCTGACATACGAATACGAACCATGCTGTTCTCCGGCATGCTCATACCGGTATTTGCCTTTATAGCGCATACGCTCCTCGCTCCCTCTGACAAAAAATTCGCCCCGCACTGCATATTCCCGGGCATATCATTCATTCTCTTCACGGCATTATACATATTCAGATTCTATTACGCGTTCAGCGGAAACGATATCAGCAACTATTTCAGCACGCACTCTCCGGATGCCGTTATCAACATACTCACAATGCTTTTGAGCATATTGCTCATGTACTCCATACAGCACATGATAAGCAGCAGACTGTTTGCGGAATTCGAACAACTCGCCGCCGACCAATCGAAATTACTGGTTCAGATGGAGGAGATGGCAACAAAAGACCACTTAACCGGCCTATACAACCGAAGAAAAATTGAAGAAATTATCAAATATGAAATAGGACAATACAACAGATACGAAATACCGCTCTGCCTGATCCTGTGTGACATTGACCACTTCAAGGACATCAACGACTCCTACGGCCATGATGTCGGGGACACGGTGATAACCCACACCACCAGGCTCCTTTGCGATAACAAACGCGACACGGACAACGCAGGACGCTGGGGAGGCGAAGAATTCATCATCGTCACCCCCCACACCTCACTTGAACAGACCATGGTTCTTGCGGAACGGTTCCGCCGGACCATCGAATCAAGCCAGCCAGCCACTGCAGCAGGACACACGGTAACCCTCAGCTTCGGCATTGCCCAGTATAGCCGCGGCATGTCTGTAGAGGCGTTTATCAAACAGGCTGACAAGGCACTGTACCGCGCAAAGCAACATGGCCGGAACAGGGTTGAGGCGACATGTGCTCCCCCTGTTTGTACCGACCCGCTCCCTGCCTGA
- a CDS encoding DedA family protein encodes MTLEAAISTYGYLALWLGTFLEGETILIFGGLAAHQGYLSFPKVVLVAFAGSLMGDQLYFYLGRRHNDFFLSRFPRLFASITYARKRTEHYETLMILLFRFIYGIRTATPFMYGMSNVNASKFAILNAAGAMLWAIAITAGGYYFGHAIESYIGQIKKYELELGAAIIAASVSISIYRHIVRRKKHTHSNETNDDSTAKTRKEK; translated from the coding sequence ATGACGCTGGAAGCAGCCATATCCACTTATGGCTATCTCGCCTTATGGTTAGGAACCTTCCTCGAAGGCGAAACCATCCTCATTTTCGGCGGCCTTGCCGCTCATCAGGGTTACCTCAGTTTCCCCAAAGTGGTGCTGGTGGCCTTTGCGGGTAGCCTGATGGGCGACCAGTTGTACTTCTATCTCGGACGACGCCACAACGACTTCTTTCTGTCACGCTTTCCACGCTTGTTCGCCAGCATTACATACGCACGAAAAAGAACAGAGCACTATGAAACCCTGATGATTCTTTTATTCAGGTTCATCTATGGTATACGGACAGCAACACCGTTCATGTATGGAATGAGCAACGTCAACGCTTCAAAATTTGCCATACTCAACGCAGCAGGCGCGATGCTATGGGCGATAGCCATTACAGCAGGCGGCTATTATTTCGGGCATGCCATTGAATCGTACATTGGCCAAATCAAGAAATACGAATTGGAATTAGGAGCTGCAATCATTGCAGCAAGCGTCTCAATATCCATCTATCGACACATTGTAAGGCGCAAGAAACATACGCACAGCAATGAGACAAACGACGATTCAACGGCCAAAACCAGAAAAGAAAAATAA